Proteins from one Oscillatoria nigro-viridis PCC 7112 genomic window:
- a CDS encoding calcium-binding protein: MPSAVPIRPIPITTPTPTGGGTRPSGVSGGRNGTSGPDSLRGSAGADLIFGLGGPDSIFGLGADDSLYGGDGDDSILGDAGNDLLFGGAGRDSVLGGVGDDTFYGGKGSDSMLGEDGNDLLFGNQDADTLLGGAGDDTLFGGAGDDSLFGGIGNDCLSGDRGLDTLTGGAGNDTFAIGRLADGDVITDFTDGTDRIRLAAGLTFGELTISAGAGTSPSTIIQLTNTNETLATLFGVARTSITQADFIL; the protein is encoded by the coding sequence ATGCCATCAGCAGTGCCAATTCGACCAATTCCCATCACAACCCCAACCCCCACCGGCGGCGGTACCCGTCCCTCTGGGGTCTCTGGCGGCAGAAATGGCACCAGCGGCCCCGACTCTCTCAGGGGTAGTGCGGGCGCGGACTTGATATTTGGTTTGGGTGGGCCTGACAGCATTTTTGGCTTAGGCGCAGACGATTCCCTCTACGGCGGCGACGGCGACGACTCAATACTGGGGGACGCTGGCAATGATTTGCTGTTCGGCGGTGCGGGTCGCGACAGCGTTTTGGGCGGCGTGGGCGACGATACTTTCTACGGCGGCAAAGGTTCTGACTCAATGCTGGGCGAAGATGGCAATGATTTGCTGTTTGGCAACCAAGACGCCGATACTTTGTTGGGCGGCGCGGGCGATGACACGCTTTTTGGGGGTGCCGGCGATGACTCGCTGTTTGGTGGCATCGGCAATGACTGTTTATCGGGCGATCGCGGCTTAGATACTTTAACTGGGGGCGCCGGAAACGATACTTTTGCGATCGGGCGTTTGGCAGATGGTGATGTGATTACAGATTTTACTGATGGTACGGATCGAATTCGCTTGGCTGCCGGCCTCACCTTTGGCGAACTCACCATTTCGGCTGGGGCCGGAACTTCGCCGAGTACAATTATTCAGCTTACAAACACCAACGAAACTCTCGCTACTTTATTCGGAGTTGCCCGCACTTCTATCACTCAGGCGGACTTTATTCTTTAA
- the atzF gene encoding allophanate hydrolase encodes MEKVNYSQSLDIHSLLDRYRTGSLAPADAIASVYDRIERYADPAVWIYLAPQAETLERAKALENLDPQQLPLYGIPFAIKDNLDWAGVPTTAGCPQFARTPARSSAVVERLCAAGAIAIGKTNMDQFATGLVGTRTPYGVCRNPFDRRYIPGGSSSGSAAAVSAGLVSFALGTDTAGSGRVPAAFTNIVGLKPSCGSIGTRGLLPAVRSLDCVSVFALTCADAASVLQAASGFDAEDAFSRRPETKVLPDLSSLRVGVPADGELEFFGNAEAEQRYREAIARLQSLGCTIVPIDFKPFADAAELLYGGPWVAERLAAIGDFLDAHPDAIDPIVCEIISGGKRYDAVSAYRASYRLAELRLQAEIQWESMDVLAVPTTGTIYTVAEVAAEPIALNTNLGRYTNFANLLDLCAIAVPSGFQSSGLPAGLTLMAPAWHDLSLCSLGSAFHASLGGTLGATGLALPTLPEPASAAKPDSEERVKIAVVGAHLSGEPLNYQLIEGGGVLVRACRTSPIYKLYALTGTALGKPGLVRQVEGGSAIEVEVWELSIAAFGGFVAKIPPPLGIGTLVLEDGSTVQGFLCESYAVADAIDISHLGGWRAYHFRF; translated from the coding sequence ATGGAAAAAGTTAACTACAGTCAGAGTCTCGACATTCATTCGCTGCTCGATCGCTACCGCACCGGCTCGCTCGCGCCTGCAGATGCGATCGCGAGCGTGTACGATCGGATCGAGCGCTATGCAGATCCGGCGGTATGGATTTATTTAGCACCGCAGGCGGAAACCCTCGAACGCGCCAAAGCCTTGGAAAACCTAGACCCGCAGCAGTTGCCGCTCTACGGGATACCTTTTGCGATCAAAGATAATCTCGATTGGGCGGGCGTTCCGACTACGGCGGGATGTCCGCAGTTTGCTCGCACTCCAGCGCGATCGTCCGCAGTCGTAGAGCGTTTGTGCGCGGCAGGTGCGATCGCGATCGGCAAAACAAACATGGATCAGTTTGCCACAGGATTAGTCGGAACCCGCACGCCTTATGGAGTTTGCCGCAATCCGTTCGACCGGCGCTACATCCCGGGCGGATCGAGTTCCGGTTCCGCCGCAGCAGTCTCCGCCGGATTGGTGAGTTTTGCTCTGGGTACCGATACCGCAGGATCGGGGCGGGTTCCCGCTGCTTTTACCAACATTGTCGGGCTGAAGCCAAGTTGCGGCTCGATCGGCACTCGCGGCCTGTTACCGGCGGTGCGATCGCTCGATTGCGTTTCTGTGTTCGCTCTCACCTGTGCGGATGCGGCTTCCGTGCTGCAAGCAGCCAGCGGTTTTGACGCTGAGGATGCGTTTTCTCGTCGCCCTGAAACGAAAGTTTTGCCGGATTTATCCAGCTTGCGGGTGGGAGTTCCCGCAGACGGCGAACTCGAATTTTTCGGGAATGCAGAAGCCGAACAGCGCTACCGAGAGGCGATCGCGCGCTTGCAATCTTTGGGCTGCACGATCGTACCTATTGACTTCAAACCCTTTGCGGATGCTGCCGAACTGCTCTACGGCGGGCCTTGGGTAGCAGAAAGGTTGGCCGCGATCGGCGATTTCCTCGACGCGCACCCAGATGCGATCGATCCGATCGTCTGCGAAATTATCAGCGGCGGCAAACGCTACGATGCCGTCTCTGCCTACCGCGCGTCGTACCGGTTGGCCGAACTCCGCCTGCAGGCAGAAATTCAGTGGGAGTCAATGGATGTTTTGGCTGTTCCCACGACAGGCACGATTTATACTGTCGCAGAAGTTGCAGCCGAACCGATCGCCCTCAACACCAATCTCGGGCGCTACACGAACTTTGCGAATTTGCTCGATTTGTGCGCGATCGCAGTTCCCAGCGGGTTTCAAAGCAGCGGATTGCCCGCAGGATTGACACTGATGGCTCCTGCGTGGCACGATTTATCGCTCTGCAGCCTGGGATCTGCTTTCCACGCTAGCTTGGGCGGAACTTTGGGCGCAACCGGGCTGGCGCTGCCAACCCTCCCGGAACCCGCCAGCGCAGCCAAACCTGACTCAGAAGAACGAGTCAAAATAGCCGTGGTTGGCGCTCATTTGAGCGGTGAGCCGCTGAATTATCAACTAATCGAGGGGGGAGGCGTTTTGGTTCGCGCCTGCCGTACCAGCCCGATTTACAAGCTGTACGCTTTGACGGGTACTGCTCTGGGCAAGCCGGGATTGGTGCGTCAGGTAGAGGGCGGTAGCGCGATCGAGGTGGAAGTTTGGGAGTTGTCGATCGCGGCTTTCGGCGGATTTGTCGCTAAAATTCCCCCGCCGCTGGGAATTGGTACGCTGGTGTTGGAGGACGGCTCCACGGTGCAGGGCTTTTTGTGCGAATCTTATGCTGTGGCGGATGCGATCGATATTTCTCATCTCGGCGGTTGGCGAGCGTATCACTTCCGGTTTTAG
- a CDS encoding ABC transporter substrate-binding protein, with product MNIRYCSPKITRSPLSYCALFFITLFFAVGCVNPAIYIKTTTESEAASSVNADAVSLGFSAWPGWFPWQIAKEQKIFEANKVAVDLKWFDGYLESIGTLTAGQINANSQTLGDTVNSISGGADQVIVLVNDNSTGNDKVIVAEGINSVADLKGKKVAAEEGTVDHFLLLLGLRKAGLSVQDIQFVPLETGKAAAAFVGGQVDAAAVFAPFTTQALKRSNSKELFSSKDFPGAISDHLVFTRKFIGEHPDRVQALVNSWFATLEYMKSNQEKSYEILANRAGVSVEEYKEYEDGTKIFTIEENLKAFQPGNDMTSLPFAAAEMTKFLVDVNLAKTQPDISQLFDDRFIKAYSEGKS from the coding sequence ATGAATATCCGATATTGCTCCCCCAAAATAACGCGATCGCCCTTGTCCTACTGCGCCCTATTTTTTATCACCTTGTTTTTCGCTGTCGGCTGCGTCAACCCGGCAATTTATATCAAAACCACGACAGAAAGCGAAGCAGCTTCTTCAGTAAATGCTGATGCAGTTAGCCTCGGATTCAGCGCGTGGCCCGGCTGGTTTCCTTGGCAAATTGCCAAAGAGCAAAAGATATTTGAAGCCAACAAAGTTGCTGTAGACTTAAAATGGTTTGACGGCTACTTAGAATCGATCGGCACTCTCACAGCAGGACAGATCAATGCTAACAGCCAAACCCTCGGCGATACAGTAAACTCCATATCCGGCGGCGCCGACCAAGTAATTGTTTTAGTCAACGACAACTCGACTGGAAATGACAAAGTGATTGTCGCCGAAGGCATCAATTCCGTTGCCGATTTAAAAGGAAAAAAAGTTGCCGCCGAGGAAGGTACAGTCGATCACTTTCTATTGCTGTTAGGGCTGAGAAAAGCAGGTTTATCAGTGCAAGATATTCAATTTGTACCGCTGGAAACCGGCAAAGCTGCGGCGGCTTTCGTCGGAGGACAAGTCGATGCGGCGGCAGTATTTGCGCCGTTTACCACGCAAGCATTAAAACGATCGAACAGCAAGGAACTGTTTAGTTCAAAAGATTTTCCGGGGGCGATTTCCGACCATTTGGTATTCACGCGAAAGTTTATCGGCGAACACCCCGATCGAGTGCAAGCCCTGGTCAATTCCTGGTTTGCAACATTGGAATACATGAAATCAAATCAAGAGAAATCTTACGAGATTCTAGCCAACCGCGCCGGAGTCAGCGTTGAGGAATACAAAGAATATGAAGACGGCACTAAGATATTCACGATCGAGGAAAACTTGAAAGCCTTTCAACCGGGAAATGACATGACATCATTGCCGTTTGCGGCCGCAGAAATGACCAAATTTCTCGTAGATGTAAATTTAGCAAAAACCCAACCAGATATCAGCCAATTATTTGACGATCGTTTTATAAAAGCTTATTCTGAAGGTAAAAGCTAA
- a CDS encoding ABC transporter permease produces MPPNPEPRSIQSHLKQKSLNPTVFWRIGEEIPQPLNIGLTVTSIALPLLLWWLVTTFANVDPKFLPSPGKVLEAFGRLWNTRELLKDTVASLWRVGVGFLFALVFSIPIGVLMGSFASIRALLEPMFGLMRYMPAPAFIPLLILYLGIGEEPKITLIFIGVFFFNSLMVMDTVKFVPKDLIESTYMLGGNRWEILTQVIFPHVLPGILDASRINLAAAWQLVIVSELIAATEGLGRRISVAGRFLRTDEIFVGLIVIGAIGLTFDLLFQYLLRVSCKWSSQKQ; encoded by the coding sequence ATGCCACCAAATCCCGAACCCCGATCGATCCAATCCCACCTCAAGCAAAAAAGCCTAAATCCCACCGTTTTCTGGCGGATTGGGGAAGAGATACCACAACCCCTCAATATTGGGTTAACGGTAACATCGATCGCACTGCCGCTGCTGCTGTGGTGGCTAGTAACAACCTTCGCCAACGTAGACCCCAAATTTTTGCCTTCCCCCGGCAAAGTTTTAGAGGCATTTGGTCGGCTGTGGAACACTCGCGAACTTTTGAAAGACACGGTAGCGAGTTTGTGGCGGGTGGGAGTGGGCTTTCTGTTCGCCTTGGTTTTTTCCATACCAATTGGCGTGCTGATGGGCAGTTTTGCCAGTATTCGCGCCTTGCTAGAACCCATGTTCGGCTTGATGCGATATATGCCCGCACCAGCATTCATTCCCCTGCTAATTCTCTACTTGGGAATCGGCGAAGAACCCAAAATAACGCTGATATTTATCGGTGTCTTTTTCTTCAATTCGCTGATGGTGATGGATACAGTCAAGTTTGTTCCCAAAGACTTGATCGAATCTACTTATATGTTGGGCGGGAATCGCTGGGAAATCCTAACTCAAGTTATTTTCCCCCACGTTTTGCCGGGAATTCTTGATGCTAGCCGCATCAACTTAGCTGCGGCTTGGCAATTGGTAATCGTCTCGGAATTGATTGCCGCCACCGAAGGCTTAGGTCGCCGGATCAGCGTCGCAGGTCGATTTCTCCGAACCGATGAAATTTTTGTGGGGCTGATTGTCATTGGGGCGATCGGACTGACTTTTGACTTGCTTTTTCAATATCTGCTGCGGGTTTCTTGTAAATGGTCAAGTCAGAAACAGTAA
- a CDS encoding ABC transporter ATP-binding protein: MFLQINNLHKNFETKNGKLVVLKDINMSIKQGEFICAVGASGSGKSTLLRQIAGLDKPTTGEVKIDGKEVVSPGPDRGMVFQHYTLYPWMNVQENAEFGLKLQGVSKKKRREQASYYLSVVGLTQFASSLPKELSGGMKQRVAIARALASEPKVLLMDEPFGALDIHTKESMHEFMLDLWRRTQITIFMITHDVEEAVFLSNRIYALGARPGTVRKEMSINLPDRTPSVKRHAKFHDYRDELMDLMRKHGQEAVAMAA, encoded by the coding sequence ATGTTTCTACAAATCAACAATCTGCACAAAAACTTTGAAACTAAAAACGGTAAATTAGTTGTCCTCAAGGACATCAATATGAGCATCAAGCAAGGCGAATTTATCTGCGCGGTAGGCGCATCCGGTTCGGGCAAATCTACTCTGTTGAGGCAGATTGCGGGATTGGACAAGCCGACAACAGGGGAAGTTAAAATTGATGGCAAGGAAGTTGTTTCGCCGGGACCGGATCGAGGTATGGTATTTCAGCATTACACTCTTTATCCTTGGATGAACGTGCAGGAAAATGCCGAGTTTGGCCTCAAACTTCAAGGCGTTTCCAAGAAAAAGCGGCGCGAACAAGCGAGCTATTATTTGAGTGTGGTAGGATTGACGCAGTTTGCTTCGTCGCTGCCGAAGGAATTGTCGGGCGGGATGAAACAGCGGGTGGCGATCGCCCGCGCCCTCGCTTCTGAACCTAAAGTGTTATTAATGGATGAACCTTTCGGCGCATTGGATATCCACACTAAAGAATCGATGCACGAATTCATGCTGGATTTGTGGCGCCGCACTCAGATTACAATCTTTATGATTACCCACGATGTCGAAGAAGCGGTGTTTCTTTCCAATCGGATTTATGCTTTGGGCGCTCGTCCCGGTACAGTGAGAAAGGAAATGTCGATTAATTTGCCCGATCGCACTCCCAGCGTCAAACGCCACGCCAAATTCCACGATTACCGCGACGAACTCATGGATTTGATGCGGAAACACGGACAGGAAGCAGTTGCAATGGCTGCTTAA
- a CDS encoding urea amidolyase associated protein UAAP1 encodes MVQLSSIDTNSQIDSDLVLMQETVPGGAYWSGVIKRGNTLRITDLEGSRGVSMLCYNADNAIERFNAADTAKIQFNAFLKQGMVIYTDMGRILFSITQDTSGCHDLLGGCSNAISNAKKYGEGDWKNSRDNFLKALSRWGLGKKDIMPNLNLFTRIAVKPDGTMEFREGCEKPGSFIDLRAEMNVLTIISNCPHILHPGSIYDPKPIQIQIVKTPAPAPDDLCRTANPEAVRGFINTDALFVQ; translated from the coding sequence ATGGTACAACTATCATCGATCGACACAAACTCACAAATTGATTCTGACCTCGTATTAATGCAAGAAACCGTACCGGGCGGCGCGTACTGGTCGGGAGTCATCAAGCGGGGAAACACCCTGCGAATCACCGATTTAGAAGGCTCTCGCGGCGTTTCCATGCTGTGCTACAACGCCGACAATGCGATCGAACGTTTCAACGCAGCAGACACCGCCAAAATTCAATTCAACGCCTTTCTCAAACAAGGCATGGTGATCTACACAGACATGGGGCGCATCCTATTTTCCATCACCCAAGACACCTCCGGCTGTCACGATTTGCTAGGAGGATGCAGCAACGCCATTAGCAATGCCAAAAAATACGGCGAAGGAGACTGGAAAAACTCCCGCGACAACTTCCTCAAAGCCCTAAGTCGGTGGGGATTGGGCAAAAAAGATATCATGCCCAACCTCAACTTATTTACTCGAATTGCCGTCAAACCCGACGGCACGATGGAGTTTCGCGAAGGCTGCGAGAAACCCGGTAGTTTTATCGATTTGCGAGCCGAAATGAACGTATTAACCATTATCTCTAACTGCCCCCACATCCTGCATCCGGGTTCAATTTACGATCCAAAACCCATCCAAATTCAGATTGTGAAAACCCCCGCACCCGCACCAGACGACTTGTGCCGCACCGCCAACCCGGAAGCAGTGCGCGGGTTCATCAACACCGATGCTTTGTTCGTCCAATAA
- a CDS encoding urea amidolyase associated protein UAAP2, translating to MTATTQQILDPKTAIYNEVLPARHPWSRVIKKGQILRIVDLGGNQAVDFLVYNADDPSERYSAPDTIVNQGNIFVTTNSQLISNEGRAMMTIIADSCGRHDTSGGACSCESNSVRFGLDKKYQHACVENFLAAILPYGLGKRDLVSNINFFMNVPVSEDGTLEIVDGISDPGSTVDLRAEMNALVAISNCPQMNNPCNAYNPTPIQLIVWDAV from the coding sequence ATGACTGCAACCACACAACAAATTCTCGATCCAAAAACTGCAATTTATAACGAAGTTTTACCCGCCAGACATCCCTGGTCTCGCGTCATCAAAAAAGGACAAATTCTCCGCATTGTAGATTTAGGCGGCAATCAAGCAGTAGATTTTTTAGTTTACAATGCCGATGACCCTTCCGAACGCTACAGCGCCCCCGATACGATCGTCAATCAAGGCAACATCTTTGTCACTACAAACAGCCAACTGATTTCCAACGAAGGGCGAGCCATGATGACCATAATTGCTGACTCCTGCGGGCGGCACGATACCTCCGGTGGCGCCTGTAGCTGCGAGAGCAATTCGGTGCGGTTTGGGCTAGATAAAAAATACCAGCACGCCTGTGTTGAAAATTTCCTCGCCGCAATTCTTCCCTACGGTTTGGGCAAGCGAGATTTAGTCAGCAATATCAACTTCTTTATGAATGTTCCGGTTAGCGAAGATGGCACGCTTGAAATTGTTGACGGTATCTCCGATCCGGGAAGTACAGTTGATTTGCGAGCCGAAATGAACGCGCTGGTTGCTATTTCTAACTGCCCGCAAATGAACAATCCTTGCAATGCTTACAATCCTACGCCGATTCAATTGATTGTTTGGGATGCTGTGTAA
- a CDS encoding TauD/TfdA family dioxygenase, with product MYSMIHKNYVFDYRYLLKKISCQKELGIWIRRYVDAHGFLILQNVEGSSDVERSSLFLSLSQLCSSIGTLVPHNPGKNDFVWQIKSQLSTSALKTFSEHNQHAPLHTDSQYRNQPERFIALMAIRQAHCGGGYTEIVDFRKILEDIKCTAMGSRVVEFIRNESFPIAIPSVVQESSKPASIQAKQVSVSPLIRYRYDTLKAGLSLIEHGRVAAFHENLDLLDLFIQSTPHRFRFISLPNEITFLDNHRFLHGRSSFADFNRLLLRTRMN from the coding sequence ATGTATAGCATGATTCACAAAAATTATGTGTTTGACTATCGGTACTTACTCAAAAAAATTAGTTGCCAAAAAGAGCTAGGCATTTGGATTAGAAGATATGTTGATGCACATGGTTTTCTAATCTTGCAAAATGTAGAGGGTAGCTCTGATGTAGAGCGCTCAAGTTTATTTTTAAGTTTAAGTCAACTCTGCTCATCGATCGGTACTCTAGTACCTCATAATCCTGGCAAGAATGACTTTGTTTGGCAAATCAAATCTCAATTATCTACTTCTGCTCTCAAGACTTTTTCGGAACACAATCAACACGCTCCACTTCATACAGATTCTCAATATAGGAATCAGCCTGAAAGATTCATTGCTTTGATGGCAATACGCCAAGCTCATTGCGGTGGTGGCTATACAGAAATAGTTGACTTTAGGAAGATTTTAGAAGATATAAAATGTACTGCTATGGGAAGTAGAGTTGTCGAGTTTATCAGAAATGAAAGTTTTCCTATTGCTATTCCAAGTGTTGTTCAGGAATCTTCTAAGCCAGCATCTATACAAGCAAAGCAGGTTTCAGTAAGCCCTTTGATTAGATATAGGTATGATACTCTCAAAGCTGGATTGTCTCTAATAGAACATGGTCGAGTTGCAGCTTTTCATGAAAATCTTGATTTGCTCGATCTTTTTATTCAATCAACTCCTCATCGATTTCGTTTTATATCATTACCTAACGAAATCACCTTTCTTGACAATCACAGATTCTTACACGGTAGGTCATCATTCGCTGATTTTAACAGATTACTACTCAGAACTAGAATGAACTAA
- a CDS encoding sigma-70 family RNA polymerase sigma factor, with protein sequence MTNPSHQGNIPRLPERQNYTDEFCTYLRLNTSKNAQIIEWHNQNHLRTNFNLYQQRNPEFAQLCSQQNYSKNLALYWRKIAINAASIPQEWEPKNRQKLALEHLVCYLQKNCYYAAREASRASQEQLWDEYLSSARIFIYNPDNLCRLLQSYDCDRQASLDTYIQAALSQDIRDKMSVGKFSPWRMLVKKSDKLLREALETSAIPEPTITQCIFARKCFKQVYSLNKVYNPAVRKRGDKWHEADTEDFRQTAESYNAEKVLLNAPHEVSAGSNINQEQVQAWMKLCIQALQNYQNPINHNINIPWESLEEKGGENLSESNTEESFDIEANENTESNSRKSQQVHSAFRKQIEEFKPDQHKTLLLYYGCGIKQTQLEIKLGISQSAISRRLNTIKTKLIKTMAEMSQPEVWSEKYVLQWLHKNFRAPLHSDLIHAALVEAVKKLESQEETVFHLHYGQQLNVERIAIMLGMDNLEVNAILSQSQQNLQSNLIAEIQNWQRDCVDKWLLRFYQSQVRAVCRSRNLSLQAEDTSQTVDVIVDECLQILMANNKKGE encoded by the coding sequence ATGACCAACCCTTCTCACCAGGGAAATATTCCCCGACTGCCGGAACGTCAAAATTACACCGACGAATTTTGCACCTATCTCAGGCTGAATACCAGCAAAAATGCCCAGATTATTGAGTGGCACAACCAGAATCATCTCAGAACCAATTTTAATTTGTATCAACAACGCAACCCAGAATTTGCACAGTTATGTTCTCAGCAAAATTACAGCAAAAATCTAGCACTCTATTGGAGAAAAATAGCAATTAATGCGGCATCAATCCCTCAAGAATGGGAACCAAAAAATCGCCAGAAGCTAGCCTTAGAACACTTGGTTTGTTACCTTCAAAAAAACTGCTATTATGCAGCAAGAGAAGCCTCCAGAGCCTCACAGGAGCAGCTTTGGGACGAGTATCTCTCCTCTGCTCGCATTTTTATCTACAATCCTGACAATCTGTGCCGCCTGTTACAATCCTATGATTGCGATCGTCAGGCTTCTCTAGATACCTACATTCAAGCTGCCTTGAGCCAAGATATCCGAGATAAAATGTCTGTAGGTAAGTTTTCGCCGTGGCGAATGCTAGTTAAAAAATCCGATAAACTGCTTCGGGAAGCCCTAGAAACTTCTGCGATTCCAGAACCAACAATTACCCAATGTATCTTTGCACGCAAATGTTTTAAACAAGTTTATAGCTTAAACAAAGTTTATAATCCTGCGGTCAGGAAAAGAGGGGATAAATGGCACGAGGCTGATACTGAAGACTTTCGGCAGACCGCTGAATCTTACAATGCAGAAAAGGTCCTATTGAATGCACCTCACGAAGTCTCCGCTGGCTCAAATATCAATCAAGAGCAAGTGCAAGCTTGGATGAAATTATGTATTCAAGCATTACAAAATTACCAAAATCCCATTAACCATAACATCAACATCCCCTGGGAATCACTTGAGGAAAAAGGCGGTGAAAATTTATCTGAGTCAAATACCGAAGAATCTTTCGATATAGAAGCAAATGAAAATACTGAGTCAAATAGCAGAAAAAGCCAGCAAGTTCACTCTGCTTTTCGCAAACAGATAGAAGAATTTAAACCAGATCAACACAAAACTCTCCTGCTTTATTATGGTTGCGGCATCAAGCAAACACAACTAGAAATTAAATTAGGAATCAGTCAATCTGCTATTTCTCGTCGCCTGAATACTATTAAAACAAAACTCATCAAAACTATGGCTGAAATGTCACAACCGGAAGTATGGTCAGAAAAGTATGTATTGCAATGGCTGCATAAAAACTTCCGAGCTCCCCTGCATTCAGATTTAATTCACGCAGCTTTAGTTGAAGCTGTTAAAAAACTTGAATCTCAAGAGGAAACTGTTTTCCATCTTCACTATGGTCAGCAGTTAAACGTAGAAAGGATTGCGATTATGCTGGGCATGGATAACTTAGAGGTGAATGCCATACTTTCTCAATCTCAGCAAAACTTACAATCCAATTTAATTGCGGAAATTCAAAATTGGCAGCGGGATTGTGTGGACAAGTGGTTATTGCGCTTTTATCAATCTCAAGTTCGAGCTGTCTGTCGCAGTCGGAATCTCTCTCTTCAGGCTGAAGATACCTCCCAAACAGTGGATGTTATCGTTGACGAATGCTTGCAAATTCTAATGGCTAACAACAAAAAAGGAGAATAA
- a CDS encoding DUF1822 family protein gives MFEFTKIQPFESQISDRLRLTIDEVDLETAWQQNQHHSNPISRYNGYLNGACLNALFNWLSEWLEPENPQPLVWHGQDLASIWEVVNGTAIQIGDSRLVFIPSDESDVEEICVPQEWIDIPSWAGDYYVAVQVNLDGDDDDRCWLEVCGFATHQQLKHQGRYSAGDRTYSLAIDELTASLTVMQITLGLNLQAEVAPVLNLSEMEAAKLLQLLSDSSLYSPRLKVSFEQWAAFLANDKYRQLLYHNRVANFVPVVASSTPAVLLQRMKNYLQDGWKTGEQMFTEMLGNVDQSLVNGRVGALSYRDGNFKSHNTIPTLIEISQNKRNPQNQLQAIKLLGGLEPGNQEAIATLTHLLETTENDALRREASVSLGKIDPSNESAGVGIGKTINLGMRLDSDRLRLVLTLTPEETDKIKVHLLLHPERSPILPPNLQLTILDEDDEVFFEEQTDAADNLIEYEFTAAIDDYFLVKIAVNGVSLKEPFTV, from the coding sequence ATGTTTGAATTCACAAAAATCCAACCCTTTGAGTCTCAAATTTCTGATAGGCTGCGCTTGACTATTGACGAAGTAGACCTAGAGACTGCTTGGCAACAAAATCAACATCACTCTAATCCTATTTCTCGCTACAATGGTTATCTCAATGGCGCTTGTTTAAATGCTTTATTTAACTGGCTTTCTGAATGGCTGGAACCAGAGAACCCTCAACCTTTAGTCTGGCACGGTCAGGATCTTGCTAGTATTTGGGAAGTAGTCAACGGTACAGCTATTCAGATTGGTGATAGCAGACTGGTGTTTATTCCCAGTGACGAGTCAGATGTAGAAGAAATTTGTGTGCCGCAGGAATGGATTGATATTCCTAGTTGGGCTGGTGATTATTATGTGGCTGTGCAGGTGAATTTGGATGGGGATGATGACGATCGCTGTTGGCTGGAAGTCTGCGGGTTTGCGACTCATCAGCAACTGAAGCATCAAGGCAGATACAGTGCGGGCGATCGCACTTATTCTTTAGCCATAGATGAGTTGACCGCATCTCTGACTGTCATGCAAATTACTCTAGGATTAAACTTGCAAGCAGAAGTTGCTCCCGTGCTTAATTTATCAGAGATGGAGGCGGCGAAATTATTACAGCTTTTGAGCGATTCCTCGCTATATTCTCCCCGACTGAAAGTATCCTTTGAACAGTGGGCCGCTTTCTTGGCAAATGACAAATATCGGCAATTATTGTATCACAATCGTGTAGCAAATTTTGTGCCAGTTGTCGCGAGTTCAACTCCAGCAGTTTTGCTTCAGCGCATGAAGAATTATCTCCAAGATGGCTGGAAGACAGGTGAGCAAATGTTTACAGAGATGTTGGGAAATGTAGACCAGAGTTTAGTGAATGGGAGGGTAGGAGCTTTGTCCTATAGGGACGGTAACTTTAAGAGTCACAATACCATTCCCACATTGATTGAAATTTCACAGAATAAGCGCAATCCCCAGAATCAATTGCAGGCGATTAAATTATTAGGTGGTCTCGAACCAGGAAATCAAGAGGCGATCGCCACCCTGACTCACCTGCTGGAAACGACTGAAAATGACGCCTTGCGCCGCGAAGCATCCGTGAGTTTGGGGAAAATTGATCCGAGTAATGAGAGTGCGGGTGTCGGCATTGGTAAGACTATTAATTTAGGGATGCGCCTTGATAGCGATCGACTTCGGCTTGTGCTGACTCTCACCCCCGAAGAAACTGATAAAATCAAGGTTCATCTGCTATTACATCCTGAGCGATCGCCAATTCTGCCACCAAATCTGCAACTTACTATCCTAGATGAAGATGACGAAGTTTTCTTTGAAGAACAAACGGATGCTGCTGACAATCTAATTGAATATGAATTTACGGCGGCGATCGACGATTATTTCCTGGTTAAAATAGCAGTGAACGGAGTGAGCCTCAAAGAACCTTTTACTGTTTAA